A region from the Desulfoglaeba alkanexedens ALDC genome encodes:
- a CDS encoding plasmid pRiA4b ORF-3 family protein, which produces MSHAANSTKSSPDPLIYQVKVTLQDIRPPIWRRLLLRSDTPLDEFHSIIQIAMGWEFSHLHEFLRGNRNDLERYGATDLDWDFKDVKDETRFKLRDLLREEKDKALYIYDFGDDWVHVLLLEKILPWDPKAELPRCIKGKRACPPEDVGGPYGYGDFLEVLADPEHPNHLEMVEWVAGPFDPEAFDMEAVNTALRTAFSPKPGKPTKPGRQKKSGRES; this is translated from the coding sequence ATGAGTCACGCGGCGAACTCGACGAAAAGCTCTCCCGATCCCCTCATCTATCAGGTCAAAGTCACCCTGCAGGACATCCGTCCGCCCATCTGGCGAAGGCTGCTGCTGCGCAGCGATACCCCACTGGACGAATTCCATTCCATCATCCAGATCGCCATGGGCTGGGAATTCTCCCATCTCCACGAATTCCTGAGAGGCAACCGCAATGATCTGGAAAGGTACGGAGCTACAGACCTCGACTGGGATTTCAAGGACGTGAAGGACGAAACCCGCTTCAAACTGCGGGACCTGCTGCGGGAAGAGAAAGACAAGGCGTTGTACATCTACGACTTCGGCGACGACTGGGTCCATGTACTGCTGCTGGAAAAGATCCTTCCCTGGGATCCCAAGGCCGAGCTTCCGCGATGCATTAAAGGCAAACGCGCGTGCCCTCCCGAAGACGTCGGGGGACCTTATGGCTACGGCGATTTTCTGGAAGTGTTGGCGGACCCTGAGCATCCCAACCACCTAGAGATGGTCGAATGGGTTGCCGGGCCTTTCGATCCCGAAGCCTTCGACATGGAGGCGGTGAACACGGCGCTTCGTACCGCCTTCAGCCCTAAGCCAGGGAAGCCGACGAAACCTGGAAGACAGAAAAAATCCGGCCGAGAAAGCTGA
- a CDS encoding aldehyde ferredoxin oxidoreductase family protein → MSLQGVRGRIAWVDLASQETKIEAPPDELYLKYLGGYGLAAYLLYTRQRPGVDPLGPENVFGLTTGPLTGTAAITGNRFTAVGKSPKTGGWGDANCGGTFGPALKQAGLDAVYFSGISEEPVYVVVEDGRVTLHDASDLWGLPCGEAEERLKDRHGKNARSAVVGPAGERRSLLACIINDGGRAAGRSGLGAVMGSKRVKAVVAVGGGEVPVAEDEKLKALRKEILSTHYQVTNPMYEFYHNYGTPGGLESRVRMGDTPIKNWMAPPEAFAGADRISGEAVRRIQVKPYSCWRCPIACGGRVKVEAGPYAGEGHKPEYETLGAFGAMCLNDNLESICRVNNLCNDFGLDTISTGAVVAFAFECFDKGLISEADTGGLKLAWGNHQAVVELTEQIARGEGFGGKVLGDGVRRAAERIGGGAEAAGMECGGEELPMHDPRCFPGLGVSYVADATPGRHTQYGSWFVEGNMLPEDLDVPKIAGRYVYRGKGEAHKFASCFGHVVNAAGVCMFASLITPGRVLSEYLTLALGRPFTLEDVLAVGERIANIRIAFNLREGIRNVERFRLPGRVLGNPPLPSGPTQGVTVDNDSQIRDYYEAMGWDPETGVPHRAVFERLGLDFALEVTRG, encoded by the coding sequence ATGAGTCTTCAAGGAGTACGAGGACGGATTGCGTGGGTGGATTTGGCAAGCCAAGAGACGAAGATTGAAGCACCACCGGATGAACTCTACCTGAAGTACCTGGGCGGCTACGGATTGGCGGCGTATTTGCTGTACACCCGCCAGCGCCCGGGTGTGGATCCGCTGGGCCCGGAAAACGTGTTCGGCCTCACCACGGGCCCGCTCACCGGAACCGCCGCCATCACGGGAAACCGGTTTACGGCGGTCGGAAAATCTCCTAAAACCGGCGGATGGGGCGACGCCAATTGCGGCGGAACCTTCGGGCCCGCTCTCAAGCAGGCTGGACTGGATGCGGTCTATTTTTCCGGCATTTCGGAAGAACCGGTATACGTGGTGGTGGAAGACGGCCGGGTGACGCTCCATGACGCCTCGGATCTGTGGGGGCTCCCATGCGGCGAAGCGGAAGAGAGACTGAAGGACCGGCACGGGAAGAACGCACGATCGGCGGTGGTGGGCCCGGCGGGTGAAAGGCGTTCACTGCTTGCTTGTATCATCAACGATGGGGGGCGGGCGGCCGGACGGTCAGGGCTGGGAGCCGTTATGGGATCGAAACGGGTGAAGGCGGTGGTGGCCGTGGGCGGCGGCGAGGTCCCGGTGGCGGAAGACGAGAAGCTGAAAGCGCTTCGGAAGGAGATTCTATCCACCCATTATCAGGTCACGAACCCCATGTACGAATTTTACCACAATTACGGAACGCCGGGCGGATTGGAATCCAGGGTCCGCATGGGCGATACCCCCATCAAGAACTGGATGGCGCCGCCGGAGGCCTTTGCCGGCGCGGATCGGATCAGCGGCGAAGCCGTGCGGCGCATTCAGGTGAAACCGTACAGCTGCTGGCGCTGTCCCATCGCTTGCGGCGGCCGCGTGAAGGTCGAGGCGGGACCCTACGCGGGAGAAGGTCACAAGCCGGAATACGAAACGCTCGGGGCCTTCGGCGCCATGTGCCTCAACGACAACCTGGAATCCATCTGCCGCGTAAACAACCTGTGTAACGACTTCGGCCTGGACACCATTTCCACCGGCGCCGTGGTGGCCTTTGCCTTCGAGTGCTTTGACAAAGGGCTGATTTCGGAGGCGGACACCGGCGGACTGAAGCTCGCGTGGGGAAATCACCAAGCGGTCGTGGAGCTCACCGAGCAAATCGCCCGCGGCGAGGGCTTCGGCGGGAAGGTGCTGGGAGACGGCGTTCGCCGGGCCGCGGAACGGATCGGCGGCGGCGCTGAGGCGGCCGGCATGGAATGCGGCGGCGAGGAGTTGCCCATGCACGACCCGAGGTGTTTTCCGGGTCTGGGCGTGAGCTATGTGGCGGACGCGACGCCCGGCCGACACACCCAGTACGGTTCGTGGTTCGTGGAAGGCAATATGCTGCCGGAAGATCTGGATGTCCCGAAGATCGCCGGTCGTTACGTCTACCGGGGAAAGGGTGAGGCGCACAAATTTGCGTCCTGTTTCGGTCATGTGGTGAATGCGGCCGGTGTCTGCATGTTCGCGTCCCTGATCACGCCCGGCCGGGTGCTATCCGAATACCTGACCTTGGCCCTGGGGCGCCCGTTCACGCTGGAGGATGTGCTCGCCGTCGGAGAGCGGATCGCGAACATCAGGATCGCCTTCAACCTGCGCGAGGGCATTCGAAACGTCGAACGTTTTCGGCTTCCAGGTCGCGTTCTCGGGAACCCGCCGCTTCCAAGCGGTCCCACTCAGGGCGTGACGGTGGACAACGACAGCCAGATCCGCGACTATTACGAAGCCATGGGCTGGGACCCGGAGACGGGCGTTCCGCACCGTGCGGTGTTCGAGCGGCTGGGGCTGGATTTCGCACTGGAGGTGACGCGGGGGTAA
- a CDS encoding 6-phosphofructokinase, producing MIRSLAVLTSGGDAPGMNAAVRAVVRRALDCGVPVHGVFNGYEGLVAGGDSIRLLGWQDVGGILPRGGTFLGTARSERFRLPEGRRAAVANLVERGIGALVVIGGDGSLMGAHVLASEWPEHLASLGLEEAPEALQVIGLPGSIDNDLFGTDMSIGADTALNHIVQAIDDLSSTAASHQRTFVLETMGRHCGYLALMGSLAGGASWVLVPEEELELRWHQKMVRSLRKSREIGRPHQMVVVAEGARHPDGLPIRAEEIRRILCEQLAIDVRITVLGHVQRGGSPTAFDRILATRLGVAAVDLLVKEPPGKLRHMLGLQKNRVTATPLAEVVEQSRRVAQEIENGSYGKAQELRGESFTRGLELVKTLSRIEPAEKSQGEGGVGILTGGADAPGMNTAVSVAARCLLNQGIAVYGVLESFPGLIHGRLRELGWNELTGWLNRPSSELGTLRHDVREEDLAKIAENISRHGLKGLIVIGGLGSYLNVARMVENRRRFPELDIPIVVLPATIDNNLPCTEFTIGADTALNNVIQVLDKIRHTAGATRRAFVVEVMGRRSGFLALLGALASGAEKAYLPELGIRLRDLSRDVDMLQESFRSGKRMVIFLRNEEASRHYTTDFIRRLLEEESRDEFEVRTAILGHLQRGGAPSAFDRILASRMGAFAAFSLADAMEQKYTGVRVLGLQGRGIGAFDLHEALAEMDEGLTRPKNPWFLELLPVAEALAKHGPGATV from the coding sequence ATGATCCGTTCTCTCGCGGTTCTCACCAGCGGCGGTGATGCTCCCGGGATGAACGCCGCCGTCCGCGCTGTGGTGAGGCGTGCGCTGGACTGCGGCGTTCCGGTCCACGGTGTGTTCAACGGCTACGAGGGGTTGGTGGCAGGCGGCGACAGCATCCGGCTGTTGGGGTGGCAGGATGTGGGTGGGATTCTACCCAGAGGTGGAACGTTTCTGGGAACCGCCCGGTCCGAGCGTTTCAGGCTGCCCGAGGGACGCCGGGCGGCGGTGGCCAACCTGGTCGAGCGCGGAATCGGGGCGCTGGTGGTGATCGGCGGCGACGGTTCCCTCATGGGCGCTCACGTGCTGGCTTCGGAATGGCCGGAGCATCTGGCGTCGCTGGGACTGGAAGAGGCGCCGGAGGCTCTCCAGGTCATCGGTCTTCCGGGTTCCATCGACAACGACCTGTTCGGAACCGATATGTCCATCGGCGCGGACACGGCCCTGAATCACATCGTGCAGGCCATCGATGATTTGAGTTCCACCGCCGCCAGTCACCAGCGGACCTTCGTCTTGGAAACCATGGGGCGCCACTGCGGTTACCTGGCTCTCATGGGATCGCTGGCGGGCGGAGCGTCGTGGGTGTTGGTTCCGGAAGAGGAGTTGGAACTTCGCTGGCATCAGAAGATGGTGCGTTCACTGCGAAAATCCAGGGAAATCGGGCGGCCTCACCAGATGGTGGTGGTAGCGGAAGGAGCCCGCCACCCCGACGGGCTTCCCATTCGAGCCGAAGAAATCCGGCGGATCCTTTGCGAGCAACTGGCCATCGATGTGCGGATCACGGTCTTGGGTCACGTTCAGCGGGGCGGCTCGCCCACGGCCTTCGACCGAATTCTCGCAACACGGCTCGGCGTGGCCGCCGTGGATCTGCTGGTGAAGGAGCCGCCGGGGAAGCTCCGGCACATGCTGGGACTCCAGAAAAACCGGGTGACGGCTACGCCGCTGGCCGAAGTCGTGGAACAGAGCCGCAGGGTGGCGCAAGAGATCGAAAACGGCAGTTACGGTAAGGCTCAGGAACTGAGAGGGGAAAGTTTCACCCGTGGCTTGGAACTTGTGAAGACGCTGTCGCGCATCGAGCCCGCCGAGAAATCCCAGGGGGAAGGAGGCGTGGGGATCCTCACCGGCGGCGCGGACGCTCCGGGGATGAACACGGCGGTGAGCGTGGCGGCCCGCTGCCTGCTGAACCAGGGCATCGCCGTCTACGGGGTTTTGGAATCGTTTCCGGGATTGATCCACGGGCGCCTGCGGGAACTCGGCTGGAACGAACTGACCGGCTGGCTGAACCGGCCCAGTTCGGAACTCGGTACGCTCCGTCACGATGTGAGGGAAGAGGACCTGGCGAAAATCGCCGAAAACATATCGCGTCACGGCTTGAAGGGACTCATCGTGATCGGCGGCCTGGGAAGCTATCTCAACGTGGCCCGGATGGTGGAAAACCGCCGCCGGTTCCCCGAACTCGATATCCCCATCGTGGTTCTTCCCGCGACCATCGACAACAACCTGCCCTGCACCGAATTCACCATCGGGGCCGACACCGCCTTGAATAACGTCATCCAGGTCCTGGACAAGATCCGTCATACCGCCGGTGCCACCCGGAGGGCCTTCGTGGTTGAAGTGATGGGCCGCCGGTCCGGGTTCCTGGCGCTTCTGGGAGCCCTGGCTTCAGGGGCCGAAAAGGCCTACCTGCCGGAACTGGGGATCCGCCTCCGCGACCTGAGCCGTGACGTGGACATGCTCCAAGAAAGCTTCCGGAGCGGCAAACGCATGGTGATTTTCCTCAGAAACGAGGAGGCATCCCGCCATTACACGACGGATTTCATCCGGCGCCTGCTGGAAGAAGAAAGCCGTGACGAATTCGAAGTCCGCACCGCCATCCTGGGGCACCTCCAGCGCGGCGGCGCGCCTTCGGCTTTCGATCGAATCCTGGCGAGCCGCATGGGCGCCTTTGCCGCCTTCAGCCTTGCGGACGCCATGGAACAGAAGTACACCGGGGTGCGGGTGCTGGGATTGCAGGGCCGGGGCATCGGAGCGTTCGACCTCCATGAGGCCCTGGCGGAAATGGATGAAGGACTGACTCGGCCGAAAAACCCCTGGTTTCTCGAGCTGCTCCCGGTCGCCGAAGCGCTGGCCAAGCACGGGCCCGGTGCCACCGTCTGA